In one Conger conger chromosome 5, fConCon1.1, whole genome shotgun sequence genomic region, the following are encoded:
- the LOC133129581 gene encoding protein unc-93 homolog A-like isoform X2, translating to MGVASLSVIYASIILSSMFLPPIMIKNLGCKWTIVVSMACYVAYSFGNLYPGWGTLIPTSFILGLGGSPLWSAKCTYLTISGNQQAEKDNSKGQDVINLYFGIFFLIFQSSAVWGNLMSSLIFSQDTNIADIPEENLVYCGAGICTQNISGGEAPRPEQKLVHILVGCYIGVGILAMILVAVFLDNIDRDSAREFRGNREPFCSTFLATFKHLRDRRQLLLIPLTMYSGFEQGFLSGDYTKYYVTCALGIHIVGYAMICFGATNSICSFVFGRLAKYTGRVALFVFASVLNFSCIIGLLYWRPHPDQLPVFFVFPALWGMADAVWQTQTNALYGVLFPQQKEAAFANYRMWESVGFMIAFAYSNFICLNTKLYVLIAVLILSMVLYAWLEWEEHKNPTPGVESSHADKKEDLISPTTVVKAETKL from the exons ATGGGTGTGGCCTCTCTGAGTGTCATCTACGCGTCCATCATCCTGTCCTCGATGTTCCTGCCGCCCATTATGATTAAAAACCTTGGCTGCAAATGGACCATTGTGGTCTCCATGGCTTGCTATGTAGCCTATTCATTTGGGAACCTCTACCCAGGATG GGGTACCCTGATCCCGACCTCCTTCATCCTGGGGCTAGGCGGCTCCCCTCTGTGGTCCGCAAAGTGCACTTACCTCACCATAAGTGGGAACCAGCAAGCGGAAAAGGACAACTCCAAGGGCCAGGATGTAATCAACCTATACTTTGGAATCTTCTTCCTGATATTCCAGTCCTCTGCAGTGTGGGGGAACCTCATGTCCTCACTAATATTCAGCCAAGATACAAACATCg CCGATATTCCAGAGGAGAACCTGGTATACTGTGGGGCTGGTATCTGCACCCAGAATATTAGTGGAGGGGAAGCACCCAGGCCAGAGCAAAAGCTGGTTCACATACTAGTCGGCTGCTATATAG GTGTGGGGATTCTGGCCATGATTCTGGTGGCTGTGTTCCTGGATAACATCGACAGGGACTCGGCTCGCGAGTTCAGGGGGAACAGGGAGCCCTTCTGCAGCACCTTCCTGGCCACCTTCAAACACCTCCGAGACCGGAGGCAGCTTCTCCTCATCCCCCTCACCATGTACAGCGGGTTTGAGCAGGGCTTCCTCTCAGGGGACTACACCAAG TACTACGTGACCTGTGCCCTGGGCATACACATTGTGGGATACGCGATGATATGCTTTGGCGCCACCAATTCCATCTGCTCCTTCGTTTTCGGGAGGCTGGCCAAATACACAGGGAGAGTGGCTCTGTTTGTCTTTG CCTCGGTGTTAAACTTCTCCTGCATCATCGGCCTGTTGTACTGGAGGCCCCACCCAGACCAGCTGCCAGTGTTCTTCGTGTTTCCGGCTCTCTGGGGGATGGCGGACGCAGTGTGGCAGACACAAACCAATG CTCTCTATGGGGTTCTATTCCCGCAGCAGAAGGAGGCAGCGTTTGCCAACTATCGAATGTGGGAGTCGGTGGGGTTCATGATCGCCTTCGCTTACAGCAACTTCATCTGTCTGAACACAAAGCTCTACGTTCTGATCGCAGTGCTGATTCTCTCTATGGTGCTCTATGCATGGCTGGAGTGGGAGGAACACAAGAACCCTACCCCAGGGGTGGAGTCCAGCCATGCAGATAAAAAAGAGGACTTGATTTCACCGACGACAGTGGTTAAAGCTGAAACCAAACTGTAG
- the LOC133129581 gene encoding protein unc-93 homolog A-like isoform X1 has product MSRNLKNVLVVSFGFLSLFTAYGGLQSLQSSLNSAEGMGVASLSVIYASIILSSMFLPPIMIKNLGCKWTIVVSMACYVAYSFGNLYPGWGTLIPTSFILGLGGSPLWSAKCTYLTISGNQQAEKDNSKGQDVINLYFGIFFLIFQSSAVWGNLMSSLIFSQDTNIADIPEENLVYCGAGICTQNISGGEAPRPEQKLVHILVGCYIGVGILAMILVAVFLDNIDRDSAREFRGNREPFCSTFLATFKHLRDRRQLLLIPLTMYSGFEQGFLSGDYTKYYVTCALGIHIVGYAMICFGATNSICSFVFGRLAKYTGRVALFVFASVLNFSCIIGLLYWRPHPDQLPVFFVFPALWGMADAVWQTQTNALYGVLFPQQKEAAFANYRMWESVGFMIAFAYSNFICLNTKLYVLIAVLILSMVLYAWLEWEEHKNPTPGVESSHADKKEDLISPTTVVKAETKL; this is encoded by the exons ATGAGCCGAAACCTGAAAAATGTCCTGGTCGTGTCTTTTGGATTTTTATCACTGTTTACCGCCTATGGGGGACTCCAGAGTTTACAG AGCAGCCTAAATTCTGCAGAAGGGATGGGTGTGGCCTCTCTGAGTGTCATCTACGCGTCCATCATCCTGTCCTCGATGTTCCTGCCGCCCATTATGATTAAAAACCTTGGCTGCAAATGGACCATTGTGGTCTCCATGGCTTGCTATGTAGCCTATTCATTTGGGAACCTCTACCCAGGATG GGGTACCCTGATCCCGACCTCCTTCATCCTGGGGCTAGGCGGCTCCCCTCTGTGGTCCGCAAAGTGCACTTACCTCACCATAAGTGGGAACCAGCAAGCGGAAAAGGACAACTCCAAGGGCCAGGATGTAATCAACCTATACTTTGGAATCTTCTTCCTGATATTCCAGTCCTCTGCAGTGTGGGGGAACCTCATGTCCTCACTAATATTCAGCCAAGATACAAACATCg CCGATATTCCAGAGGAGAACCTGGTATACTGTGGGGCTGGTATCTGCACCCAGAATATTAGTGGAGGGGAAGCACCCAGGCCAGAGCAAAAGCTGGTTCACATACTAGTCGGCTGCTATATAG GTGTGGGGATTCTGGCCATGATTCTGGTGGCTGTGTTCCTGGATAACATCGACAGGGACTCGGCTCGCGAGTTCAGGGGGAACAGGGAGCCCTTCTGCAGCACCTTCCTGGCCACCTTCAAACACCTCCGAGACCGGAGGCAGCTTCTCCTCATCCCCCTCACCATGTACAGCGGGTTTGAGCAGGGCTTCCTCTCAGGGGACTACACCAAG TACTACGTGACCTGTGCCCTGGGCATACACATTGTGGGATACGCGATGATATGCTTTGGCGCCACCAATTCCATCTGCTCCTTCGTTTTCGGGAGGCTGGCCAAATACACAGGGAGAGTGGCTCTGTTTGTCTTTG CCTCGGTGTTAAACTTCTCCTGCATCATCGGCCTGTTGTACTGGAGGCCCCACCCAGACCAGCTGCCAGTGTTCTTCGTGTTTCCGGCTCTCTGGGGGATGGCGGACGCAGTGTGGCAGACACAAACCAATG CTCTCTATGGGGTTCTATTCCCGCAGCAGAAGGAGGCAGCGTTTGCCAACTATCGAATGTGGGAGTCGGTGGGGTTCATGATCGCCTTCGCTTACAGCAACTTCATCTGTCTGAACACAAAGCTCTACGTTCTGATCGCAGTGCTGATTCTCTCTATGGTGCTCTATGCATGGCTGGAGTGGGAGGAACACAAGAACCCTACCCCAGGGGTGGAGTCCAGCCATGCAGATAAAAAAGAGGACTTGATTTCACCGACGACAGTGGTTAAAGCTGAAACCAAACTGTAG